The following coding sequences lie in one Haloterrigena sp. KLK7 genomic window:
- a CDS encoding metal ABC transporter permease: protein MDGLADLLGASMLSYPYMQRAYLGAVCIAVIGPLVGTFLVHRELAMIGDTLAHTAFAGVAVGLFVNATFSLSLSPLLTAFAVAVVTALLVELLIERAGADSDTSLAIVLTGGFAMGSILITATDGGIAVGIDAYLFGSLATVSKADVGLLVLMCLLVGGAVSLAYRPLLYVTFDATAAQAARMGVRRYKRLTVVLTAFVVVSAMQIMGVILVVAMLVVPVATAALVARSFKRSILLAILAAEFAAVVGVTISYAYAIAAGGSIVVAAIGVYVAALGFRKLTLDWSVPMLSRRSRDRTERSRTGIEADGGEEE, encoded by the coding sequence ATGGACGGCCTCGCCGACCTCCTCGGCGCGTCGATGCTCAGTTACCCCTACATGCAGCGGGCGTACCTCGGTGCCGTGTGCATCGCCGTTATCGGGCCGCTCGTCGGGACGTTCCTCGTGCATCGGGAGCTCGCGATGATCGGCGACACGCTCGCCCACACCGCCTTCGCGGGCGTCGCCGTCGGGCTGTTCGTCAACGCGACGTTCTCGCTGTCGCTGTCGCCGCTGCTCACCGCCTTCGCGGTGGCAGTCGTCACGGCCCTGCTCGTCGAGTTGTTAATCGAGCGCGCCGGCGCGGACAGCGATACGTCGCTGGCGATCGTGCTGACCGGCGGCTTCGCGATGGGGAGCATTCTCATCACGGCGACGGACGGCGGGATCGCCGTCGGGATCGACGCCTACCTGTTCGGGAGTCTGGCGACCGTCTCGAAGGCGGACGTCGGACTGCTCGTCCTCATGTGCCTGCTCGTCGGCGGCGCCGTCTCGCTGGCGTACCGGCCGCTGTTGTACGTCACGTTCGACGCGACGGCCGCTCAAGCGGCGCGAATGGGCGTCCGGCGCTACAAACGCCTCACGGTCGTTCTCACGGCGTTCGTCGTCGTCAGCGCGATGCAGATCATGGGCGTCATCCTGGTCGTGGCGATGCTCGTCGTGCCGGTCGCGACCGCGGCGCTCGTCGCCCGGAGCTTCAAGCGGTCGATCCTCCTCGCGATACTCGCCGCCGAGTTCGCGGCGGTCGTCGGCGTGACGATCTCGTACGCCTACGCCATCGCCGCCGGCGGCTCGATCGTCGTCGCGGCGATCGGCGTCTACGTCGCCGCGTTGGGCTTCCGAAAATTGACGCTAGACTGGTCCGTTCCGATGCTCTCGAGACGGAGCCGCGATCGCACCGAACGGTCCAGAACAGGTATCGAAGCAGACGGTGGTGAAGAGGAGTGA
- the nikB gene encoding nickel ABC transporter permease: MIRSLLARLGSLSVVMVGVSLITYGFVFLTPGDPAYTILRERRQSPPSASEVAAFRAEHGLDDPFHVQYVSWLTDAVQGDLGTSYYQSEPVTSLVLARLPNTLELALAATAVSVLIAVPVGVMSAVHRDTWIDRTGQIAALIGVSMPNFWLGYLLLLVCSLWLGLTPVGGAGTLGHLVLPAITLGTGMAAIVTRLVRTSMLEVLEAEYVDTARSKGVRERLVVYKHALRNALVPVVTIVGLQFGTVINGAVIVEAVFQRPGLGTLLVDAVFARDYPVVQGVVLVTAAVFVVTNQLVDLAYVALDPRIDRGRGGEQP, from the coding sequence ATGATCCGCTCCCTCCTCGCTCGACTCGGCTCCCTGTCGGTCGTGATGGTCGGCGTCTCGCTGATCACGTACGGATTCGTGTTCCTCACGCCGGGGGACCCGGCGTACACGATCCTCCGAGAGCGACGGCAGAGCCCACCGTCGGCGTCCGAAGTTGCGGCCTTCCGCGCCGAACACGGACTGGACGACCCCTTTCACGTCCAGTACGTCTCGTGGCTCACCGACGCGGTACAGGGGGATCTCGGGACCTCGTACTACCAGTCCGAACCCGTGACCTCGCTGGTGCTCGCACGGCTGCCGAACACGCTCGAGCTCGCGCTGGCGGCGACGGCCGTCTCGGTGCTGATCGCCGTTCCGGTGGGCGTGATGAGCGCCGTCCACCGGGACACGTGGATCGATCGGACCGGACAGATCGCCGCGCTGATCGGCGTCTCGATGCCGAACTTCTGGCTCGGGTACCTGCTGTTGCTCGTCTGCTCGCTGTGGCTCGGCCTGACGCCCGTCGGCGGCGCGGGGACCCTCGGTCATCTCGTGTTGCCCGCGATCACGCTCGGCACCGGGATGGCCGCGATCGTCACGCGGCTCGTCCGGACGTCGATGCTCGAGGTCCTCGAGGCCGAGTACGTCGATACCGCGCGGTCGAAGGGCGTCCGCGAGCGGCTCGTGGTGTACAAGCACGCGCTCCGGAACGCCCTCGTCCCGGTCGTGACGATCGTCGGACTCCAGTTCGGGACCGTGATCAACGGCGCCGTGATCGTCGAAGCCGTCTTCCAGCGCCCCGGACTGGGGACCCTGCTCGTCGACGCCGTCTTCGCCAGGGACTACCCGGTCGTGCAGGGCGTCGTGCTGGTGACGGCGGCCGTGTTCGTCGTAACCAACCAGCTCGTCGACCTCGCGTACGTCGCGCTCGACCCGCGCATCGACCGCGGGCGCGGAGGTGAGCAACCGTGA
- a CDS encoding metal ABC transporter substrate-binding protein, which yields MARQSRRRFIELGFGAAAVGTIAGCVSESTENAGTVAQSSFFVFGDFASAVAGDTATAETLVPVGKHGHGWEPGPRIQGTILESDLFVRVAEGFQPWADDLAESLEDDDADVRLVSAGASVDRLDAGRDDGETDEHDERNHEEHAGHDHENEQGGNESRDHDHEEAHADDGGDHDHDHAGADPHFWLDPTRAMTAVEAIRDGFVAVDESNEDAYVDNADEYRARLEELDETFRSTLADASTDVVLVAGHDAYRYLGHRYDFEVETLTGLAPDSRPTPADIERAQEIIAEHDLEYVCVDPLESQTAAEQLVEETDATDILPLTPIPGQTQAWADEDWGYVEIMENVNLETLTEALDAR from the coding sequence ATGGCACGACAGAGCCGTCGACGATTCATCGAGTTGGGGTTCGGAGCCGCCGCAGTCGGGACGATCGCGGGGTGTGTGTCGGAGTCGACCGAGAACGCGGGGACGGTGGCTCAATCCTCGTTTTTCGTCTTCGGTGACTTCGCGAGCGCGGTCGCGGGCGACACCGCGACGGCGGAGACGCTGGTCCCCGTCGGCAAGCACGGCCACGGCTGGGAACCGGGGCCGCGGATCCAGGGAACGATCCTCGAGTCAGATCTCTTCGTCCGCGTGGCCGAGGGCTTCCAGCCCTGGGCCGACGACCTCGCGGAGAGCCTCGAGGACGACGACGCCGACGTTCGGCTCGTCAGCGCCGGCGCGAGCGTCGACCGCCTCGACGCCGGCCGGGATGACGGCGAGACGGACGAGCACGACGAACGCAATCACGAGGAGCATGCCGGTCACGACCACGAGAACGAACAGGGGGGCAACGAGAGCCGCGATCACGACCACGAGGAAGCGCACGCCGACGACGGAGGTGACCACGACCACGATCACGCCGGCGCCGATCCGCACTTCTGGCTCGATCCGACGCGCGCGATGACGGCCGTCGAGGCCATCCGCGACGGGTTCGTCGCCGTCGACGAGTCCAACGAGGACGCGTACGTCGACAACGCCGACGAGTACCGCGCCAGACTCGAGGAACTCGACGAGACGTTCCGGTCGACGCTCGCGGACGCGTCCACGGACGTCGTGCTCGTCGCCGGCCACGACGCGTACCGGTATCTCGGTCACCGCTATGACTTCGAGGTCGAGACGTTGACTGGGCTGGCACCCGACAGCCGGCCGACCCCGGCGGATATCGAGCGAGCACAAGAGATCATCGCGGAGCACGACCTCGAGTACGTCTGCGTCGACCCGCTGGAATCGCAGACGGCGGCCGAGCAACTCGTCGAGGAGACGGACGCGACGGATATCCTCCCGCTGACGCCGATTCCTGGCCAGACGCAGGCGTGGGCCGACGAGGACTGGGGGTACGTCGAGATCATGGAGAACGTCAACCTCGAGACGCTGACGGAGGCGCTCGACGCGAGATGA
- a CDS encoding ABC transporter substrate-binding protein — translation MTRDGHRTMDRRTALQTTLGAATLAVAGCLSSDADTAEFRIGSPWKPTRDPLDGGSILRRLGITEALLGVDHDAEPAPELATEWERLDDRRWEFRLREDVTFHDDTDVDAAAVVDSLRRTADATAFADVPIETIEAVDETTVAVTTSTPFAPLPAHLSRNEAVILSPDAVDADGSVADLYATGPFAVDSLDPETEVRTVRNDDYYGQSPALESVRYEVVADDQTRRMKLESGELEMARILPHETVDSLESTDGIDVYTPAVPRIRFLTFDTDSEPFDDDRVRRAVSLAIDRGEIAESLLDGVSDPAVSPFSPSITAWANPDLEPNPYDPDRARELLAEAGWTGGADGPRTRDGTSLSVECLTYDARSLPLIAEVMQDHLAAVGIEFDVTVLEYSAMVDRAGRGSFDAYFTSWGTLWYPDPDRLTQLVHSTAASLHHGYENDRVDALLEEARELEDTEARRERYHEVQSIIADEVPIAVITNYTNVIATATAVRGYEPHPTESAYGLESVSLNGE, via the coding sequence ATGACACGCGACGGTCACCGCACGATGGATCGCCGAACCGCGCTGCAAACGACGCTCGGAGCCGCGACGCTCGCCGTCGCCGGCTGTCTCTCGAGCGACGCCGATACCGCCGAATTCAGAATCGGCAGCCCGTGGAAACCGACCCGGGATCCCCTCGACGGCGGGAGCATCCTTCGACGGCTCGGAATCACGGAGGCGCTGCTGGGCGTCGATCACGACGCCGAGCCGGCCCCCGAACTGGCGACCGAGTGGGAGCGACTCGACGATCGGCGGTGGGAGTTCCGGCTCCGGGAGGACGTCACGTTTCACGACGACACCGACGTCGACGCGGCGGCCGTCGTCGACTCGCTGCGCCGGACCGCCGACGCGACCGCGTTCGCGGACGTTCCGATCGAAACCATCGAGGCGGTCGACGAGACCACTGTCGCCGTGACGACGTCGACGCCGTTCGCTCCGTTGCCGGCACATCTCTCGCGCAACGAAGCGGTGATCCTCAGTCCCGACGCCGTCGACGCGGACGGGTCGGTCGCCGACCTGTACGCCACCGGCCCGTTCGCCGTCGACTCGCTGGATCCCGAGACCGAGGTTCGAACCGTCCGCAACGACGACTACTACGGGCAGTCGCCCGCCCTCGAGTCCGTCCGCTACGAGGTCGTCGCCGACGATCAGACGCGTCGGATGAAACTCGAGAGCGGCGAGCTCGAGATGGCGCGGATCCTCCCCCACGAGACGGTCGACTCGCTCGAGTCGACCGACGGAATCGACGTCTACACGCCGGCGGTGCCGCGGATACGGTTCCTCACGTTCGATACCGACTCGGAACCGTTCGACGACGACCGCGTTCGACGGGCGGTCTCCCTCGCGATCGATCGCGGCGAGATCGCCGAGTCGCTCCTCGACGGCGTCAGCGATCCCGCCGTCAGTCCGTTTTCGCCGTCGATCACGGCGTGGGCGAATCCGGATCTCGAGCCGAATCCGTACGACCCGGACCGGGCCCGGGAGCTGCTCGCCGAGGCCGGCTGGACTGGCGGCGCCGACGGGCCGCGAACCCGCGACGGGACGTCCCTCTCCGTCGAGTGTCTCACCTACGACGCCAGGAGCCTCCCGCTCATCGCCGAAGTGATGCAGGACCACCTCGCCGCCGTCGGGATCGAGTTCGACGTGACGGTCCTCGAGTACAGTGCGATGGTCGACCGAGCCGGCCGGGGCTCGTTCGACGCGTACTTCACGTCGTGGGGGACCCTCTGGTACCCCGATCCCGACCGGCTCACGCAGCTGGTCCACTCGACGGCGGCGTCGCTACACCACGGGTACGAGAACGACCGCGTCGATGCGCTGCTCGAGGAGGCGCGGGAACTCGAGGACACCGAGGCGCGGCGGGAGCGATATCACGAGGTCCAGTCGATCATCGCGGACGAAGTGCCGATCGCGGTGATAACGAACTACACGAACGTCATCGCGACCGCGACTGCCGTCCGCGGCTACGAGCCCCATCCGACGGAGTCGGCGTACGGGCTCGAGTCGGTCTCCCTGAACGGCGAGTGA
- a CDS encoding AbrB/MazE/SpoVT family DNA-binding domain-containing protein codes for MSNTVEADDRGRIVIPNEIREKHGDRYRVVELEDRVELIPLKDDPIEGLRDAVGDAFDDKSVEQIKRESREAAREDAIDEVTE; via the coding sequence ATGAGTAACACGGTGGAGGCGGACGATCGGGGACGAATCGTCATCCCCAACGAGATCCGGGAGAAACACGGCGATCGCTACCGTGTCGTCGAACTCGAGGACAGGGTCGAACTGATTCCACTCAAAGATGACCCGATCGAAGGGCTCCGTGACGCTGTCGGTGACGCCTTCGACGACAAATCTGTCGAGCAGATCAAACGAGAGTCGCGTGAGGCCGCTCGAGAAGACGCCATAGACGAAGTGACCGAGTAA
- a CDS encoding class I SAM-dependent methyltransferase translates to MTHSEQSDEDVKDVVQRYWNGRADAYDDDGISGVHDAEQREAWLSVLRTWTGEPSRRVLDLGCGTGTVSLLLAELGHDVTGVDLSPRMLERARAKAREADRSIEFRTGDAEAVAVPDNAYDVVTARHLIWTLPNPSNALREWRRVVRPGGRIVLVEGYWDFPQPWEEYREIHDDLPLYHGRPPEALVDFVADHGLEEIEHESLTEPVLWGEEPEQDLYIVGIDVPE, encoded by the coding sequence GTGACGCACTCAGAGCAGTCCGACGAGGACGTCAAGGACGTCGTCCAGCGCTACTGGAACGGGCGCGCCGACGCCTACGACGACGACGGAATCTCGGGCGTCCACGACGCCGAGCAGCGCGAGGCGTGGCTGTCGGTGCTCCGGACCTGGACCGGCGAGCCGTCGCGACGCGTGCTCGACCTCGGCTGTGGAACGGGCACGGTCTCGCTGCTGCTGGCGGAACTGGGGCACGACGTCACGGGCGTCGACCTGTCGCCCCGAATGCTCGAGCGCGCTCGAGCGAAGGCGCGGGAGGCGGACCGCTCGATCGAGTTCCGCACCGGGGACGCCGAGGCGGTAGCGGTGCCCGATAACGCCTACGACGTGGTGACGGCGCGCCATCTCATCTGGACGCTGCCGAACCCCTCGAACGCGCTGCGGGAGTGGCGCCGAGTCGTCCGACCCGGCGGGCGCATCGTCCTCGTCGAGGGCTACTGGGACTTCCCCCAGCCGTGGGAGGAGTACCGCGAGATCCACGACGACCTGCCGCTGTATCACGGTCGCCCGCCCGAGGCGCTGGTCGATTTCGTCGCGGACCACGGCCTCGAGGAGATCGAACACGAATCGCTGACGGAGCCGGTCCTCTGGGGGGAGGAGCCGGAGCAGGACCTGTATATCGTGGGCATCGACGTTCCCGAGTAA
- a CDS encoding dipeptide ABC transporter ATP-binding protein: protein MTDPLEIENLHVRFRTCSETVHAVSGASFEIAPGEVVGLVGESGCGKSATARSIVRLESPGEITDGSIRYGDRELTTADDRTLRRLRGRELAMVFQDPSTTLNPVYPVGEQIAEALRVHRDPDRQPFLRELALGTSSRLRSTELRSDVLELMETVGIPRPSERIDAYPHQFSGGMRQRAMLAIALARRPSVLIADEPTTALDATTQAAVLERLAELNETREMGMLVISHDFDVVSALCDRVVVMYDGVVVERGPVDELRSNPAHPYTKALLECLPSRADPGSRLPTIEGVPSDGTAPSAGCAFADRCPFAVDDCRERDPPVVSVGPDRTVRCGVPEARDASLEATDARRTVGETETGGSTESNASDASNAPHEPNAPDESDTPAAVAVDGGTAASPATATGDSRAVDEPGAAPSLEPDDSSPDDESRRTNEPIVELESVAKSFRRSDALVDRLLGTDDRIPAVRGVSLELRPGETVGLVGESGCGKSTLARLIAGLEVPDEGTVSLHGRRVGGVDERTSAQLAEIGVVFQHPGASLNPKRTVAQSIAEPLLEAGWSKSRRTDRVAELLALVGLPPECGDRYPNQLSGGQRQRVAIARAIALDPSVLVVDEPTAALDVSTQATILNLLADVRDELGLATLFVSHDLEVVRHVADRVAVMYCGRLVETGPARSTLSTPTHPYTSALLDAVPDDRGIRNDGTDADRRDETLAGEPPSPAEPPSGCAFHPRCPLATEDCSRVEPSLEPADDTDSRSRCLYADELAADADRSRSTGERRDADSSTADTAEESRSETTEDTDDLPER, encoded by the coding sequence ATGACCGACCCACTCGAGATCGAGAACCTCCACGTCCGATTCCGGACCTGTTCCGAAACGGTCCACGCGGTCAGCGGCGCATCGTTCGAAATCGCACCCGGCGAAGTCGTCGGGCTGGTCGGCGAGAGCGGCTGCGGGAAGTCGGCCACCGCGCGATCGATCGTTCGCCTCGAGTCGCCGGGCGAGATCACCGACGGCAGCATTCGCTACGGCGACCGGGAGCTGACGACGGCCGACGATCGGACGCTCCGGCGGCTCCGCGGACGGGAGCTCGCAATGGTCTTTCAGGATCCCTCGACGACGCTGAACCCGGTGTACCCGGTCGGCGAACAGATCGCCGAGGCGCTGCGGGTCCACCGCGACCCGGACCGGCAACCGTTCCTCAGGGAGCTCGCGCTCGGGACGAGCTCCCGGCTCCGATCGACGGAGCTCCGGTCGGACGTCCTCGAGCTCATGGAGACCGTCGGCATCCCCCGTCCGAGCGAACGGATCGACGCCTATCCGCACCAGTTCAGCGGCGGCATGCGCCAGCGGGCGATGCTCGCGATCGCGCTCGCCCGCCGGCCGTCGGTGTTGATCGCCGACGAGCCGACGACCGCCCTGGACGCGACGACGCAGGCGGCCGTCCTCGAGCGGCTGGCCGAACTCAACGAGACGCGCGAAATGGGCATGCTGGTAATCAGTCACGACTTCGACGTCGTCTCAGCGCTGTGCGATCGGGTCGTCGTCATGTACGACGGCGTCGTCGTCGAGCGAGGGCCGGTCGACGAGCTCCGATCGAACCCCGCGCATCCGTACACGAAGGCGTTGCTCGAGTGCCTCCCGAGCCGCGCGGACCCCGGATCGCGGCTCCCCACGATCGAAGGGGTGCCGTCGGACGGTACCGCGCCGTCAGCGGGCTGTGCGTTCGCCGATCGCTGTCCGTTCGCGGTCGACGACTGTCGCGAGCGGGATCCGCCCGTCGTCTCGGTCGGCCCGGATCGAACGGTTCGATGCGGCGTGCCCGAAGCCCGCGACGCGTCGCTCGAGGCGACGGACGCTCGGCGAACGGTCGGGGAGACGGAGACCGGTGGGTCGACCGAATCGAACGCCTCGGACGCTTCGAACGCACCGCACGAACCGAACGCGCCGGACGAGTCAGACACGCCCGCAGCAGTGGCCGTCGACGGCGGGACGGCCGCCTCCCCCGCGACCGCGACGGGCGACTCGCGAGCGGTCGACGAGCCGGGAGCCGCTCCGTCGCTCGAGCCAGACGACTCGAGTCCGGACGACGAATCGAGGCGGACGAACGAGCCGATCGTCGAACTCGAGTCGGTCGCGAAGTCGTTCCGCCGTTCGGACGCGCTCGTCGACCGACTCCTCGGCACCGACGATCGGATTCCGGCCGTCAGGGGCGTCTCGCTCGAGCTTCGCCCCGGAGAGACCGTCGGCCTGGTCGGCGAGAGCGGCTGCGGCAAGTCGACGCTCGCGCGGCTGATCGCGGGCCTCGAGGTGCCCGACGAGGGGACCGTCAGTCTTCACGGCCGGCGGGTCGGCGGCGTCGACGAGCGGACGAGCGCGCAACTGGCCGAGATCGGCGTCGTGTTTCAGCATCCAGGCGCGAGCTTGAATCCGAAGCGGACGGTGGCCCAGTCGATCGCCGAACCGCTACTCGAGGCGGGATGGTCGAAGTCGCGGCGGACCGACCGCGTCGCGGAACTGCTCGCGTTGGTCGGGCTCCCGCCCGAGTGTGGAGACCGGTATCCGAATCAACTATCGGGCGGGCAGCGCCAGCGCGTCGCGATCGCGCGAGCGATCGCGCTGGACCCGTCCGTGCTCGTGGTGGACGAGCCGACGGCCGCGCTCGACGTCTCGACCCAGGCGACGATACTGAACCTGCTCGCCGACGTGCGAGACGAGCTCGGGCTCGCGACGCTGTTCGTCTCGCACGACCTCGAGGTCGTCCGCCACGTCGCGGATCGGGTCGCCGTGATGTACTGCGGGCGGCTCGTCGAGACCGGCCCCGCTCGCTCGACGCTCTCGACGCCGACGCATCCGTATACGAGTGCGCTGCTGGACGCGGTCCCGGACGATCGCGGGATACGGAACGACGGGACGGACGCGGACCGACGCGACGAAACGCTCGCCGGTGAGCCGCCGAGCCCCGCCGAGCCGCCGTCGGGCTGTGCCTTCCACCCGCGCTGTCCGCTCGCCACCGAGGACTGTTCGCGAGTCGAGCCGTCGCTGGAGCCCGCCGACGACACCGATTCACGGTCGCGCTGTCTGTACGCGGACGAGCTGGCAGCCGACGCGGATCGGTCGCGGTCGACCGGTGAGCGACGAGACGCCGACTCGAGCACGGCCGACACCGCCGAGGAATCGCGCTCTGAGACCACCGAGGACACCGACGACCTTCCAGAACGATGA
- the nikC gene encoding nickel transporter permease, protein MSDRTTGSSPSSTDPAGFLERGRRLLPRTNAQIRLGGALVGLLAAVALVGPVVSPYDPTAQALEARLQGPSIAHPLGTDALGRDVATRLAYGARISLALALGATAVRLAIGTAIGLLAATGGRVVDAALMRLVDVQLAFPGLVLALVVAGVLGPSLRNVVVALSIVGWASYARVVRGSALSITERPFVQSARLYGTPRRRLVRRHLLPHVASPVAVLATLNLGTVVLAAAGLSYLGLGAQPPTAEWGSMIADGRSYLRSAPWLVTAPGVAIMLTVVGFNLLGDGLRDVLDPDHLDDRRRRRT, encoded by the coding sequence GTGAGCGATCGGACCACCGGTTCGAGTCCCTCGAGCACGGATCCGGCCGGCTTCCTCGAGCGGGGGCGGCGGCTCCTCCCGCGGACGAACGCCCAGATTCGGCTGGGCGGCGCCCTCGTGGGGCTGCTCGCGGCCGTCGCCCTCGTCGGTCCAGTGGTGTCGCCGTACGATCCGACGGCGCAAGCGCTCGAGGCCCGGCTTCAGGGGCCGTCGATCGCACATCCGCTCGGTACCGACGCGCTCGGCCGCGACGTGGCGACCCGACTCGCCTACGGGGCTCGCATCTCGCTCGCGCTGGCGCTCGGGGCGACGGCCGTTCGCCTCGCGATCGGGACGGCGATCGGCCTGCTCGCCGCGACGGGCGGACGCGTCGTCGACGCCGCCCTGATGCGACTCGTCGACGTCCAGCTCGCGTTCCCCGGGCTCGTGCTCGCGCTCGTGGTCGCGGGCGTCCTCGGGCCGAGCCTGCGAAACGTCGTCGTCGCGCTCTCGATCGTCGGCTGGGCGTCGTACGCGCGGGTCGTTCGAGGGAGCGCCCTCTCGATCACGGAGCGACCGTTCGTGCAGTCCGCGAGACTCTACGGGACGCCGCGGCGCCGGCTCGTCCGCCGGCACCTGCTGCCACACGTCGCGAGCCCGGTGGCGGTCCTCGCGACGCTCAACCTCGGGACCGTCGTGCTGGCGGCCGCCGGGCTCTCCTACCTCGGTCTGGGCGCCCAGCCCCCGACGGCCGAGTGGGGCTCGATGATCGCCGACGGACGGAGTTACCTGCGATCGGCGCCGTGGCTCGTCACCGCGCCCGGCGTCGCGATCATGCTGACCGTCGTCGGCTTCAACCTGCTCGGCGACGGGCTGCGAGACGTGCTGGATCCCGACCACCTCGACGACCGCCGACGGAGGCGGACCTGA
- a CDS encoding metal ABC transporter ATP-binding protein produces MTTASTTERDATAPVVSVDGVTFGYGERPVLEDVSIDVEPGSFLGLVGPNGSGKSTLIDLLLGLERPDAGSVRLFGERAHEFDAGERIGYVAQNATETARDVPITVREVVAMGRYPHRLVGRFSKADRRAIDEAITRVGIADLASRRIGRLSGGQRQRVFIARALASEADLLILDEPTVGVDAESREAFYTLLSDLNASGLTIVLVEHDIGVVTTYATEIACLNRRLYFDGDPTEFVATDALSEAYGTDQHVVHHDH; encoded by the coding sequence ATGACGACCGCATCGACGACGGAACGAGACGCGACGGCGCCGGTCGTCAGCGTCGACGGCGTCACGTTCGGATACGGCGAGCGACCGGTCCTCGAGGACGTCTCGATCGACGTCGAACCGGGGTCATTTCTCGGACTGGTCGGGCCCAACGGGAGCGGCAAGAGCACGCTCATCGATCTGCTGCTCGGCCTCGAGCGCCCGGACGCGGGATCGGTGCGGCTCTTCGGCGAGCGCGCACACGAGTTCGACGCGGGCGAGCGGATCGGATACGTCGCACAGAACGCCACCGAGACGGCCCGGGACGTGCCGATAACGGTTCGCGAGGTCGTCGCGATGGGCCGGTACCCACACCGGCTCGTCGGTCGGTTCTCGAAGGCGGATCGCCGGGCGATCGACGAGGCGATAACGCGTGTCGGAATCGCGGACCTCGCGTCGCGTCGCATCGGCCGGCTCTCCGGCGGACAGCGACAGCGCGTGTTCATCGCCCGCGCGCTGGCCTCCGAGGCGGACCTCCTGATACTCGACGAACCGACCGTCGGCGTGGACGCGGAGTCGCGGGAGGCGTTCTACACGCTCCTCAGTGACCTGAACGCGTCCGGGCTGACGATCGTCCTCGTCGAACACGATATCGGCGTCGTCACGACGTACGCGACCGAGATCGCGTGTCTCAACCGCCGGCTGTACTTCGACGGCGACCCGACAGAGTTCGTCGCGACCGACGCCCTCTCGGAAGCGTACGGGACCGACCAGCACGTCGTCCACCACGATCACTGA
- a CDS encoding GTP-binding protein yields the protein MPSNTKPIPVTVLSGSLGAGKTTTLNRVLNANRELNTAVVVNDMGEVNVDAELVERESDLSQNEEDIIELSNGCICCRLRGDMLEEVGRLAETRDFDYLLVESSGISEPIPVAQTFARGFEDASFDPTGVYELDTMVSVVDAYGFWQGFDSGQALTDAAVEPQGNRVPEAALMDQIEFCDVLLLNKCDLVPDEALDEMEAVLRALQPRADIIRTEHGNVDPDEILNTGRFDFQRASQSAGWKRELQGGHHHDAAAVEHGVESFVFEADRPFHPERISHLLADLPDGVIRAKGFFWSAGREDVAMGMDKAGQSVRAGPSGTWIATLPEAEREQYFAARPGIEDDWDEEWGDRGTELVFIGREFDEAGLIDRLEDCLLTDGEMDDDWSQYPDPFGVDEQRELALADD from the coding sequence GTGCCATCGAACACGAAACCGATTCCGGTGACGGTTCTGAGCGGGAGCCTCGGCGCGGGGAAAACGACGACGCTCAACCGCGTTTTGAACGCCAACAGGGAGCTGAATACCGCCGTCGTCGTCAACGATATGGGCGAAGTCAACGTCGACGCCGAACTCGTCGAGCGCGAGTCGGACCTCTCACAGAACGAGGAGGACATCATCGAACTCTCGAACGGTTGTATCTGCTGTCGTCTCCGCGGCGACATGCTCGAGGAGGTCGGTCGACTGGCGGAGACCCGAGACTTCGATTACCTGCTCGTCGAATCGTCCGGGATCAGCGAACCGATCCCGGTCGCGCAGACGTTCGCTCGAGGGTTCGAAGACGCGTCGTTCGATCCGACCGGCGTCTACGAACTCGATACGATGGTCAGCGTCGTCGACGCCTACGGCTTCTGGCAGGGGTTCGATTCGGGGCAGGCGCTCACCGACGCCGCCGTCGAGCCGCAGGGGAACCGGGTTCCGGAGGCGGCCCTGATGGACCAGATCGAGTTCTGTGACGTCCTCCTGTTGAACAAGTGCGATCTCGTTCCCGACGAGGCCCTCGACGAAATGGAGGCCGTGCTCCGCGCGCTCCAGCCGCGTGCGGATATCATCCGAACGGAGCACGGAAACGTCGATCCGGACGAGATCCTGAACACGGGTCGATTCGACTTCCAGCGCGCGAGTCAGTCGGCCGGCTGGAAACGCGAACTCCAGGGCGGACACCATCACGACGCCGCCGCTGTCGAACACGGCGTCGAATCGTTCGTCTTCGAGGCCGACAGACCGTTTCACCCGGAACGGATCTCCCACCTGCTCGCCGACCTCCCGGACGGCGTCATCCGTGCGAAGGGGTTCTTCTGGTCGGCCGGGCGAGAGGACGTCGCGATGGGGATGGACAAGGCCGGACAGTCAGTCCGGGCCGGCCCGAGCGGGACGTGGATCGCGACGCTCCCGGAAGCCGAACGGGAGCAGTACTTCGCCGCACGACCCGGTATCGAGGACGACTGGGACGAGGAGTGGGGCGACCGCGGGACCGAACTCGTGTTCATCGGCCGCGAGTTCGACGAGGCGGGCCTCATCGATCGGCTCGAGGACTGCCTCCTGACCGACGGGGAGATGGACGACGATTGGAGTCAGTACCCGGATCCCTTCGGTGTCGACGAACAGCGCGAACTGGCGCTCGCCGACGACTGA